The Oreochromis niloticus isolate F11D_XX linkage group LG13, O_niloticus_UMD_NMBU, whole genome shotgun sequence genome has a window encoding:
- the npy4r gene encoding neuropeptide Y receptor type 4 yields MSLSGNTTQSSLSASPFPLIFNSSTPPQSSAWEKERASHESVKDWPGNETQLLSDFAILEHDEQCHMSPVLTACLVAWYSVTMVLGLVGNIGLICIIARRREKVNVTSIFICNLSFSDILVCVFCLPFTVIYTIMDHWVFGSLLCRLVPFIQCVSVSVSVLSLVFIALERHQLIINPSGWKPSVPQAYMAIVLIWILACFTSLPFLAFQLLTNEPYTNVILPVPSVHDQDFPHAYLNTSPPHTYKNLSALQNSYHSLFSYVPTSSHMEACVEHWPSQGHRVAYTTWLLLFQYCGPLFLVLLCYVRVIVRLRHRKEMLDRARTPECQRMTHSRRINIMLVALITVFALCWLPLTIFNVVSDWNQEALPVCHHNLLFSLCHLLAMSSTCINPVIYGFLNSNFRQEVSEVLLHCRCFPLEEECEQYPMSTVHIEVSHTSVPLTCRSNSV; encoded by the coding sequence ATGTCCTTGAGTGGCAACACAACCCAGTCGTCTTTGTCAGCGTCACCTTTTCCTTTGATCTTCAACAGCTCCACCCCTCCACAATCCTCAGCTTGGGAGAAAGAGCGAGCCAGCCATGAGTCTGTAAAGGACTGGCCAGGGAATGAGACCCAGCTCCTCTCAGACTTCGCCATTCTGGAGCATGATGAGCAGTGCCACATGTCTCCTGTCCTGACAGCATGCCTTGTAGCCTGGTACAGTGTTACAATGGTGCTAGGGTTGGTGGGCAACATTGGCCTCATTTGCATCATTGCCCGCCGCAGAGAAAAGGTCAATGTCACCAGCATTTTCATCTGCAACCTGTCGTTCTCTGACATTCTGGTATGTGTCTTCTGCCTCCCCTTCACTGTCATATACACAATCATGGACCACTGGGTGTTTGGCTCGCTGTTATGTCGCTTGGTGCCGTTCATCcagtgtgtctctgtgagtgTGTCAGTGCTGTCTCTAGTGTTTATCGCCTTAGAAAGGCACCAGCTTATCATTAACCCCTCTGGATGGAAACCAAGTGTTCCTCAGGCCTATATGGCGATTGTTCTCATTTGGATACTGGCCTGCTTCACCTCTTTGCCTTTCTTGGCCTTTCAGCTACTCACAAATGAGCCCTATACCAATGTAATCCTGCCTGTGCCATCGGTACATGACCAAGATTTTCCTCATGCTTATCTCAACACATCTCCTCCTCATACATACAAAAACCTGTCTGCGCTTCAAAATTCATACCATTCCCTCTTTTCTTACGTCCCCACCTCTTCACATATGGAAGCCTGTGTGGAGCACTGGCCATCCCAGGGTCACAGGGTCGCTTACACCACGTGGCTCCTGCTGTTCCAGTACTGTGGGCCACTGTTTTTGGTCCTGCTCTGTTATGTTAGAGTTATTGTGCGGCTCCGTCACCGCAAAGAAATGTTGGACCGCGCCCGGACCCCGGAGTGCCAGCGCATGACCCACAGCCGCCGGATCAACATCATGCTGGTTGCCCTCATAACAGTCTTTGCTCTTTGCTGGCTTCCGCTCACCATCTTCAACGTGGTGTCAGACTGGAACCAGGAGGCTCTGCCTGTCTGTCACCACAACCTGCTGTTCTCcctctgccacctgctggccatGTCCTCCACCTGCATTAACCCCGTCATCTACGGATTCCTCAACTCCAACTTTAGGCAAGAGGTGAGCGAGGTGCTCCTACACTGCCGCTGTTTCCCACTAGAGGAAGA